The DNA sequence CTTAGCTTAAGTCAATGGGCTATACAACAAAAATGTGACAGATTAAACGTTAATCCTAACAGCAGTCTAACTTAAAATAAGAACGAACTAGGAACATCATGTATATAGGCGAGATCATTTCCAATTTTTATGCAGAAGTCAGCCCACAAGATACAGTGGCTCAAGTACTGCATCGAATCAACGAATTCCACTTCCACCAGCTACCCATAGTGCAGGACGGAGATTTCATCGGTTTGGTACGGGAAGAAAATTTGCTGGCTGAAGAAGACGAAACTATAACAATTGGTGATATTAAGCGCACCTCTCCTTTTGTGTATGTGTACGATCATCAGCATATTTTTGATGGCTTGCAGATGATGGCCATACATGATCATGATATCCTACCGGTGCTAAATAAAGACCATAAGTATATAGGAATTATTTCGCAGAAGGAGATTATTAAAGCGCTCAACCATACCTTAGCCAATAACGAAGCCGGTGCAGTCATCGTACTGGAAATGGATAGCCGCGACTATACTTTATCACAGGTATCTCATATCATTGAGTCGGAGAATACCCGTATCTTGAGTATTTCTTCTCGACAGCTACCCGATTCTGATCGATTGGAGATGACTATTAAGGTCAATAAAAACAATATTGCTGCTATCGTCGCATCACTCTGGCGGTTCGATTATGTGGTGAAAGCCACATTTAATGATGGGAGTGATAAGAATGATATTCAGGATCGTTATAATCTTTTGATGAACTATCTGGAATTATAACGAACAATTATTGCGACATTTGCCCGCTGTAAAGATTAACTCACATGAAAACTACCATAGCCATCTATGGACGCGAATTCAATCCCTCTGTCAACTTCTACGTGGAGGCGCTTTTTCGTTTTCTGGACGCACGGAATATCGACGTGTACATCTACGATCCATTTTTTGCTTTCTTAAAGGAAGAGTTGTATTGCCCAACACATTTTAAGACCTTCATCCGCCTAGAAGATATT is a window from the Sphingobacterium sp. lm-10 genome containing:
- a CDS encoding CBS domain-containing protein; translation: MYIGEIISNFYAEVSPQDTVAQVLHRINEFHFHQLPIVQDGDFIGLVREENLLAEEDETITIGDIKRTSPFVYVYDHQHIFDGLQMMAIHDHDILPVLNKDHKYIGIISQKEIIKALNHTLANNEAGAVIVLEMDSRDYTLSQVSHIIESENTRILSISSRQLPDSDRLEMTIKVNKNNIAAIVASLWRFDYVVKATFNDGSDKNDIQDRYNLLMNYLEL